In Burkholderiales bacterium, the following proteins share a genomic window:
- a CDS encoding DUF3175 domain-containing protein, translated as MTVKPEPEPKRRVKRWSARVTQKSDALDLESEVFKK; from the coding sequence ATGACAGTCAAACCCGAACCTGAACCGAAGCGCAGGGTAAAGCGCTGGTCGGCCCGTGTGACGCAAAAAAGCGATGCGCTCGATCTCGAATCGGAAGTATTCAAAAAG